In the genome of Streptomyces sp. SAI-127, the window TGGTCGGGCACTCGATGGGCGGTCTGATCGCCGCCCGCTTCGCCCAGCGGTACGGCACCGAACTCGCCGCGCTCGTGCTGTCGGGGCCGGTGATCGGCGCCTGGGAGCTGCCGGGGGCGCTGCTCGCCCTCGACGAGATCCCCGACACGCCCATCAGCCTGGCCTCGCTCTCCCGCGACCCGGCGGTGGGCGCGGCGTACCAGGCCGATCCGCTCGTCTGGCACGGTCCGATGAAGCGGCCCACGGTGGAGGCCTTCGCCCGCACCCTGGAGACCGTGTCCACGAGCGGTGGCGTCGGCCCGCTCCCGCTGCTGTGGCTGCACGGCACCGACGACCGGCTGGTCCCGCTCGCCGGGAGCCGCGTCGGTGTCGAGGAGCTCAGGGGCGGGACGTTCGCCGAGCGGATCTACACCGGTGCCCGGCACGAGGTGTTCAACGAGACGAACAAGGCGGCGGTCTTCGCAGACGTGACGGACTTCGTCGACGCCGTGCTCACACGCTGAGACACCGCTGTTTGCACGAGTACGCCCTGGGCACCCGCGCCCCCATGGAGTGGTTGCGTCGAGCGGCCTGTGTGGGAGAGGACCCCGAGCTGTTCTTCCCTGTGGGCACACAAGGACCCGCGCTGCGGGACATCGCAGCGGCGAAGCGCGTGTGTGCCCGCTGCCCGGTCACCCCCGAGTGCCTCGACATGGCGCTCAGCGGTGGGCAGACCTCGGGCGTGTGGGGCGGAACCTGCGAGCAGGAACGCGACGCGCTGCTCCGTGACGGCATTGACCATGCCAGAAGGAGGAGCACGGTATGACTGTGGTGAGGAGCACCCTGCCCGATGCGGCCCGCGAGACGGTCGGGGAGGCCCTGCAGAGCACTCTGGTGGATCTGCTCGGTGTGTCGCTGATCGGGAAGCAGGCGCACTGGAACATCGTGGGCCCGCGTTTCCGGTCCATCCACCTCCAGTTGGACGAGGTGGTGACGACGGCTCGCTCGTTCTCCGACACGGTGGCGGAGCGCGCCGCGGCACTGGGCCTGCCGCCCGACGGCCGACCGGAGACGATCGCCGCCGCCTACACGCTGCCCGGCTCGAAGAGCGGCTGGATCCGGGACGACGAGGTCGTCCGGTTGATGGTCGAGACGCTGGAGGCGGCGATCGGCCGGCTGCGTGAGCGCATCGACGCCACCGAGAAGGCCGATCCGGTCACGCAGGATCTGCTGATCGGCATCACCGCGGAGCTGGAGAAGCAGCGCTGGATGTTCGAGGCCGAGAACTGGCCCCGGGACTGACCGGCCCCCAAGCACCTTGGAAAGGCGCAAGCGATGACCGACGCCCTCGAACTCGACGCGCTGTGGGAGGACTTCCACCGCGCGGTGAACATGACCTCGCAGGAACTGGCCGCCTGGCTGCGGGTGAGCGACGCCGACGAGTCGACGGAGCCGCTGCCGGAGCACGCGGGTGAGCCGACCGGGCAGCATGTCCTCGCGATCCTGCAGAAGCGGCGCACGGACCTGACCGACGACGACATCGAGGTGATGTACGAGGTCGTGGACACCGTCACCGCCGAGGCCGACGTGGAGAACGAGCCCGAGCCCGAACAGACCGTGCGCAGGCATCGGTTGATGACGCTGGGGCACGACCCGCTCAGGCCGTAGCCGCAGCCGGATGACTGGTCATGGCCGACGGGTTTTGGCCCGTCGGCCATGACTGCTCGGCCATCCATGACGAGCCGGCCGCGGACGCCCTCCGGCGCGCCGGGCGGCATGGCACACTGCTCGCACATTCAGTCGAGCAGAGGAGTTTGTGTGACCGGGACCGAGTCGGCCGGCCGGCGGATCGACACGAGCAGGCCGCATCCGGCCCGGGTGTACGACTGGTTCCTCGGCGGGAAGGACAACTACCCCGTCGACGAGGAGCTCGGACGGCTGATCACGGCGCAGGGGGACGCGCCCCGGCAGGCACGCGCCAACCGCCGGTTCATGGAGCGGGCCACGCGGGTCGCCGTACGGGAAGCGGGAATCCGCCAGTTCCTCGACATCGGCTCCGGCATCCCCACCGAGCCCAACCTCCATCAGATCGCCCAGTCCGCGGTACCGGACGCGCGGGTGGTGTACGTCGACAACGACCCGATCGTCCTCGCCCACGCGGAGGCCCTGCTGCACGGCACGCCGGAGGGGGCGACGCACTACCTCCAGGCCGACGCCCGCGAGCCGCAGCGGATCCTCCAAGGAGCCTCCGCCGTCCTCGACTTCGAGCAGCCGGTCGCGCTGTCGCTGGTCGCGCTGCTGCATTTCATCTCCGACGAGGACGGCGCCCAGGAGCTGGTGGACACGCTGGTCGGCGCGCTGGCGCCGGGCAGTTGTCTGGTGCTGTCGGCGATGACGGCGGACTTCGATCCGGAGAAGGTGAACGCGGGCATCGCGGCGTACACGGCGAGCGGGGTGACCCTGGTGGCCCGCTCGCACGACGAAGTGAGCCGTCTCTTCAAGGGACTTGAGGTGCTGGAGCCGGGGATCGTGTCCCTGTCGCGGTGGCGTCCGGACGCGCGGGAGGACGGCGATCCCGTATCGCTGTACGGCGCGGTCGGCATCAAGCGCTGAGCCCGTAGGCCGGCCGCTCACCCCAGCAGCCATCCCCCGTCCACGCTCAACTCCACCGCGTTGACCGAGCCGTTGCGCAGCAGGAAGTCCACGGCGTCCACCACGTCCGCCACGGTCGCGAGCCGTCCGGTGGGTGTCCTGGCCCGCAGTCCCGCCAGGATCTGCTCCGGTTTGGCCCGCCAGTGGGGGCTGTCGCCCACGACTCCGGGGTGGATCGCGTTGACCCGGACGGGCGCGAGTTCGACGGCGAGGGTGTGCATCAGCCCGGTCACCCCGGCGTTGACGGTCGCCACCGTCGTCGCACCCGGGTAGGGCCGCTCCTTGGCCTGTCCGCCGAACAGCACGAGGGCGCTGTCGTCGTGCAGCCGGGACCGCAGCGCGTGCACGACGGCGGTGTAGCCGACGAGCTTGAGCGTGACGAGGTGGATGGCGGCGTCGATGTCGTAATCGGTCACCCGGTTCTCGTCCCGGGAGATGCCCGCGATCACCAGGTGGTCGACGGTCCCCACATCGCCCAGCGCGGCGGCGATCCCCTTCGGCAGCGCGAGGTCCAGGGCGAGCCCCCGGGCCCCGATCTCCTTGGCCGCGGTGTCGGTGCGGTGGGCATCGCGCCCGGTGATCACCACCTCGTCGCCGCGCTCCGCCCGCACCCGGGCGAACTCCCTGCCGATCCCCGAGGTTCCGCCGATCACCACCACGCCGCTCATCGGGAAGCCTCCTTCAGATAGTTCCAGTCCCGCGTGAAGCGGTACGAGTGCCGCGCCGGCGGCTGCGGGGCCTGGGTCTCCAGCCAACGCAGCGGCCCGTCACCGGCGTTGGAGAATCCGTGCACGCAACCGGCGCCCGCCCAGGCGCAGTCGCCCGGACCGAGCCGGTATCGCGCGCCGTCGAAGACCGCGTCCGCCTCGCCCTCGAGGAACAGATACGTCTCCTCGAAGGGATGGTCGTGCGTGCCCACGACGCCGTCGGGCGCGTACTGCACCATGAACATCGTCGAGGCCACCGCGCCGAGATCGCTGTCGACCATCATCTTCACCGTGATCCCGCTGTAGACGAGGAGCGCGGTCCGCATGCTCGCCGTCACCGCGAGCAGGTCCTGGGACTGCTTGCCGGGGTCCATCTGGGCGGGCTCGAAGTGGCCGAAGGACCGGGTGCGCGGATCACGGACGTCGATGCGGGCGGGCGGGCGCGCAGGCCACGCCGGGACCGCCTGGGTGTCGTACCCGTACCGGGCCCGCGGCACCGGCGCGAGCATGTCGGCCCAGCGGACGGCGGTGTCCCCGGCGCCGCGCCACGCGTGCGGCAGCCCGGTCGGGAGGAGACCGTAGTCACCCTCCTCCAGCAGATACGACCCCTCGGGCACATCGAGGACCACGGCCCCGTCGAGGACGTGGAAGCTCTCCTCGTACGAGTGCACATGGGCCGCGACCGCGCCATCGGGCCGCAGCTCGCACACCCCGAAACCGGTGTGCGAGCTGCCGTCGCCCTCGCCGACCAACTCCCGCCGCCGGTAGCCGTGTTCGTCGTACGACGGCTCCTGCACGTCGGCGGCCCGGCGCACCAGGTGTCGGGTCACGCCCGGGCCTCCTTCGCGGCCAGCAGCCGGTCACGGGACTCCTCGACCAGGCGCCGGGCCCGCGCCACGTCGGCGGTGAGCCTGCCGTCGCGCTTGCGGATGACGCCGTCGACGATCACGGTCTCCACGTTGGACACGTCGGCGCTCAGCGCGACCGCCGCGGCGGCGTCGTGAACCGGGGCCACGTTCAGGGCGGTCGCGTCGATCGCGACGACGTCGGCGCGCTTGCCCGGGGTGAGGGAGCCGGCGCGGTCCTCCAGGCCGGCGACATGCGCGCCGTTGCGGGTGGCGATCTCCAGCATCTGACGCGCGGTCAGCATCGTGTCGGGGACCGGGACATCGGCCTGCCAGCTCGCCGCGTTGACGCGGGCCCGCTCGGCGCCGAAGGCCGCGCGGATCTGGGTGAACATGTCGCCGGGCACGGTGGTGACGACGTCGATGCTGAGCGAGGGGCGCAGTCCGTGCTCGATCGCCTTCATCACCGGCGGCCAGCCGTGCCCCATCTGCGTCTCCACCTGCGGCGCGATGGAGACCGTACCGCCGCTGTCGGCGACCAGCCGCCACTCCTCCTCGCTGAAGTAGCAGCAGTGGACGTAGGTGGTGTCGGGGCCGAGCAGTCCGAGGTCGTGGAGCTGCTTGACCATCCCGAAGCGGCCGGCGAGCCGTCCCATGGCCACGTGCACGGTGATCGGGATGTCCAGCTCGCGGGCCAGGGCCCACTCCGAGGTGACGACGTCGTTGACGCAGAAGCCGGGGCCGCGGGTGGCGAGGGCCAGGGTGAGCAGGCCGTCGTCCGAGGCGAAGTACTCGGTGCGGACCCGGCGTACGTCGTCGCCCGGGATCGCGATCTTGCTCTCGAACCAGTAGTCGGCGAGGGAGGTGTTGGCGCTGCCGTAGGCGTACTGTGCCCGGATGCCGGTCTCCGTGAGGGCCCGGATCGCCGCGTCCGGGTGCTCGGGCGTGTTGTTGATGTGGGACCAGTCGACGAGCGTGGTGATGCCGGCGTTCAGGCACTCCAGGGCGCCGGCGAGGTTGGCCGCGTACACGTCCTCGGGTGTGTAGAGGGGTGCGAAGGTGTCGAGGATGTCGACGAAGTAGTCGTCGAGGGTGGCGTCGGGCGCCACGTTCCGGATCGAGGCCTCCCACGTGTGGCGGTGGGTGTCGACGAAGCCGGGGATCACGATGCGGCCGGTCATGTCGAGGACTTCGGCGTCCGCGCCGATCTCGCGGTCCACGGCCGCGATCCTCCCGTCCTCGATGAGGACGTCACCCTTGGGCAGGTCCCCGACCGCGGGGTCCATCGAGAGCACGTGTCCGGCACGAAGGAGTATCCGATGGGTCATCGCGCTTCCTCCTAGAGGGTGTTCAGTACGCGGCCAGGCTCCTGACGGCCGCCACGACCTTGTCGACGGTGGGGATGACCTGTTCCTCCAGCACGTCCGCGAACGGCAGCGGCACACACTCCGCCGCCACCCGCCGCACCGGCGCGTCCAGCAGAGAGAAGCCCTCGTCGGCGACGACGGAGACGAGCGTGGCGCCCCAGCCGCCCTGGTACGGGTTCTCCTCGACGGTGAC includes:
- a CDS encoding alpha/beta hydrolase produces the protein MAEHVLAGTHGPLTVREWPHDRPRYVALVVHGYGEHVGRYEELAGVLVAHGAAVFGPDHTGHGTSAGERVLIEDFEDVVTDVHAVADLTRDAHPGVPLVMVGHSMGGLIAARFAQRYGTELAALVLSGPVIGAWELPGALLALDEIPDTPISLASLSRDPAVGAAYQADPLVWHGPMKRPTVEAFARTLETVSTSGGVGPLPLLWLHGTDDRLVPLAGSRVGVEELRGGTFAERIYTGARHEVFNETNKAAVFADVTDFVDAVLTR
- a CDS encoding WhiB family transcriptional regulator, whose amino-acid sequence is MEWLRRAACVGEDPELFFPVGTQGPALRDIAAAKRVCARCPVTPECLDMALSGGQTSGVWGGTCEQERDALLRDGIDHARRRSTV
- a CDS encoding DNA starvation/stationary phase protection protein gives rise to the protein MTVVRSTLPDAARETVGEALQSTLVDLLGVSLIGKQAHWNIVGPRFRSIHLQLDEVVTTARSFSDTVAERAAALGLPPDGRPETIAAAYTLPGSKSGWIRDDEVVRLMVETLEAAIGRLRERIDATEKADPVTQDLLIGITAELEKQRWMFEAENWPRD
- a CDS encoding DUF3140 domain-containing protein, translated to MTDALELDALWEDFHRAVNMTSQELAAWLRVSDADESTEPLPEHAGEPTGQHVLAILQKRRTDLTDDDIEVMYEVVDTVTAEADVENEPEPEQTVRRHRLMTLGHDPLRP
- a CDS encoding SAM-dependent methyltransferase, which produces MTGTESAGRRIDTSRPHPARVYDWFLGGKDNYPVDEELGRLITAQGDAPRQARANRRFMERATRVAVREAGIRQFLDIGSGIPTEPNLHQIAQSAVPDARVVYVDNDPIVLAHAEALLHGTPEGATHYLQADAREPQRILQGASAVLDFEQPVALSLVALLHFISDEDGAQELVDTLVGALAPGSCLVLSAMTADFDPEKVNAGIAAYTASGVTLVARSHDEVSRLFKGLEVLEPGIVSLSRWRPDAREDGDPVSLYGAVGIKR
- a CDS encoding SDR family oxidoreductase, whose product is MSGVVVIGGTSGIGREFARVRAERGDEVVITGRDAHRTDTAAKEIGARGLALDLALPKGIAAALGDVGTVDHLVIAGISRDENRVTDYDIDAAIHLVTLKLVGYTAVVHALRSRLHDDSALVLFGGQAKERPYPGATTVATVNAGVTGLMHTLAVELAPVRVNAIHPGVVGDSPHWRAKPEQILAGLRARTPTGRLATVADVVDAVDFLLRNGSVNAVELSVDGGWLLG
- a CDS encoding cupin domain-containing protein, producing the protein MTRHLVRRAADVQEPSYDEHGYRRRELVGEGDGSSHTGFGVCELRPDGAVAAHVHSYEESFHVLDGAVVLDVPEGSYLLEEGDYGLLPTGLPHAWRGAGDTAVRWADMLAPVPRARYGYDTQAVPAWPARPPARIDVRDPRTRSFGHFEPAQMDPGKQSQDLLAVTASMRTALLVYSGITVKMMVDSDLGAVASTMFMVQYAPDGVVGTHDHPFEETYLFLEGEADAVFDGARYRLGPGDCAWAGAGCVHGFSNAGDGPLRWLETQAPQPPARHSYRFTRDWNYLKEASR
- a CDS encoding amidohydrolase family protein — its product is MTHRILLRAGHVLSMDPAVGDLPKGDVLIEDGRIAAVDREIGADAEVLDMTGRIVIPGFVDTHRHTWEASIRNVAPDATLDDYFVDILDTFAPLYTPEDVYAANLAGALECLNAGITTLVDWSHINNTPEHPDAAIRALTETGIRAQYAYGSANTSLADYWFESKIAIPGDDVRRVRTEYFASDDGLLTLALATRGPGFCVNDVVTSEWALARELDIPITVHVAMGRLAGRFGMVKQLHDLGLLGPDTTYVHCCYFSEEEWRLVADSGGTVSIAPQVETQMGHGWPPVMKAIEHGLRPSLSIDVVTTVPGDMFTQIRAAFGAERARVNAASWQADVPVPDTMLTARQMLEIATRNGAHVAGLEDRAGSLTPGKRADVVAIDATALNVAPVHDAAAAVALSADVSNVETVIVDGVIRKRDGRLTADVARARRLVEESRDRLLAAKEARA